A region from the Corylus avellana chromosome ca7, CavTom2PMs-1.0 genome encodes:
- the LOC132188728 gene encoding uncharacterized protein LOC132188728, whose protein sequence is MEALARPLFIPKFSETYPPLSSPSSSIRAPNKRIGSLKICDNPQFPGLRALALAREVSGDEGEDSRPLDNGFGFVSEDSLSLSQVNLGHTQSSGKEADEALKVDMPLPAPGGSVAGGGTRAGLFRTPISGGVQSATSAHGLPRPALAVRNLMEQARFAHLCTVMSRMHHRREGYPFGSLVDFAPDSMGHPLFSFSPLAIHTRNLLADPRCTLVVQIPGWSGLSNARVTIFGDVYPLPENQQEWAHKQYIAKHQQGPSQQWGNFYYFRMQNISDIYFIGGFGTVAWVDVNEYEALQPDKIAVDGGEQNLKELNAIFSKPLKELLSTETEVDDAALISIDSKGTDIRVRQGAQFNIQRISFEEGHAVETLEEAKEALWKLINRGRVCNLQK, encoded by the exons ATGGAAGCCCTTGCGCGCCCTCTGTTCATCCCCAAGTTCTCAGAGACGTACCCGCCTCTCAGTAGCCCGTCGTCTTCGATCAGAGCACCGAATAAGCGAATTGGGTCTCTCAAAATCTGCGATAATCCTCAGTTTCCTGGGCTTCGTGCTCTCGCTCTCGCACGCGAGGTTTCTGGTGATGAAGGTGAAGATAGTAGGCCTTTGGATAATGGGTTTGGCTTTGTTTCTGAAGATAGTTTGTCTTTGTCTCAG GTTAATTTAGGTCACACTCAAAGTAGTGGGAAGGAGGCGGATGAGGCACTAAAAGTGGACATGCCTCTTCCAGCCCCAGGTGGAAGTGTAGCAGGAGGGGGAACCCGAGCTGGGCTTTTTAGGACCCCAATTTCTGGTGGAGTGCAGAGTGCAACCTCTGCTCATGGTTTACCTCGACCAGCCTTAGCAGTTCGCAACCTGATGGAGCAG GCCAGATTTGCTCATTTGTGCACTGTGATGTCTCGGATGCACCACAGACGAGAAGGGTATCCGTTTGGTTCTTTGGTAGATTTTGCACCTGATTCAATGGGTC AtccattattttcattttcaccaTTAGCCATCCACACACGGAATTTGTTAGCCGACCCAAGATGCACACTTGTTGTGCAG ATACCTGGATGGAGTGGCTTGTCAAATGCAAGGGTAACTATTTTTGGTGATGTCTACCCACTTCCAGAGAATCAACAG GAATGGGCTCATAAGCAATACATAGCAAAGCATCAACAAGGGCCTTCTCAACAGTGGGGGAACTTCTACTATTTCAGGATGCAGAACATAAG TGATATATACTTCATTGGAGGCTTTGGCACTGTTGCTTGGGTAGATGTCAATGAATATGAGGCCCTTCAGCCTGACAAGATTGCAGTTGATGGGGGCGAGCAAAACCTAAAG GAACTGAATGCAATCTTCTCAAAGCCCCTGAAAGAGCTTTTGTCCACCGAAACTGAGGTAGATGATGCTGCTCTCATATCAATAGACAGCAAAGGAACTGATATTCGGGTCCGTCAAGGCGCGCAG TTCAACATACAGAGGATATCATTTGAAGAAGGGCATGCTGTTGAAACATTAGAGGAAGCCAAGGAGGCTCTTTGGAAACTAATAAACAGAGGCCGAGTATGCAATTTGCAGAAATAA